TCAACTCGACAATCAACTGGACGGGCACCGGGTGGTGGACGCTAGTAAGGGCAGCACGGTCGACAAGGTGAAGCATCTGGCGGGCGAAAACTTCGAGGCGGACAAGTCACACAACCGAAAGCACATCAAGTCCGGCTTCAGCAACTCGTACCACAAGGACGAGAGCGGCAGCAAGAGCTCGTACTACGAGGACTCGGACGACCACGGCGGCAAGCAGGTGTACGACAACCGGCACAACCTGCGCAACGACTACGCGGACAAGCTGTACAGCCAGGACCGGCGCAACGACTACCTGCGCGACCATTACGATGATCGGGCGTCGGGCAGCGAGCTGCTCGGTGGGCACCACTACCGGCGGGTTGGGGCGCTCGACCGTGGTAAGTGGGTTGCTTGAACAGGCTAGCCTGTGGGACATGGGAAGGAATTTGATTTCGCAAAGGAGCATGAGTTTTAATGATTGATTCTAGAATATTTCTGAATTATTTTCGTTGGTTGTTGGAGTTGATTACCCTGCAGTCGCAAAGTTAATACTCCCTAATGTCCTTGTTGTgtccatttttcccatcactagtcagGATGACAAGGTAGAAtaaagttttctggaatcgattccggaaagtgggtccggaatcagctctggaatcggatccggaatcggctccggagttggcatcggaatcgactccggaatcggaatcgatctCCAAGcagattctgatttcggagccaattccgattctggagcagattctgattccggagccgattccgattctggaatcaattccggagccatcTCCAAAATCGGaacgattccagcatcggaatcgggtaggtccgattccgacctTCCACCAGTAATCCCAACACCTATTAAGAATAATATCAAAACGTTCTCTTTccctacaaaaacaaaccaatccTCCAGGCAACGCATACGGACATCGAGACGGCTATGCTCACAACGACCACAGCGATCAGCACTACGGCACGCAGTCGTACGATGGGTACGATCACTATCAGCCGGCCGCCAACTATCACTACGACGATCTGTACCGGCGCCGCTCGTACTACGATCCACGGCCCGCCTTCGCGACCGCTCCCCTAGCACCCGCCCCCATTACGATCTACGAGGATCCCCGCGACTACGCCCCGTACCCGGCGGCGCTGGCCTCGTCCTATCCAGCGCGCGAAATCAGGGACGGCTCGGCCGTGCTGAGCCGGGACGAGAGCagctaccaccatcaccatcaccgccTGCACCAGGACCCGGCCGCGGCCGGTGGTGGTTCGTTCGGGCAGCGGCGCCGACTCATCTACCGGCCGAGTCCGGTGGCCGCCGCCGCACCGTTGCTGAACGGCGGTTACGGCCGCTACTGAATAACTTCGCCCAGTGGGCAATCCCATTTTTTTAGGTTTAGGCAAGCGTCGAGCGACTTTGTGAGAATGGGAAAATAAGATTTCCAACCATTTCCAACGTGTGTCGCGACGGTAAAGTATTGATTTTAGCTGTGTAATATTTCGCCTGTAGGACGAATTCGATTCGATTACCAGGACGCTGGCCATAGTTGGCGTTCTGacacgaaataaaacaataaaaagaagcTTTGACGATATATCGCTGAAGCTTCAATGAAACTATCTATCGAATCGTTTTCATTGACCGGGTTGAACGATACAGAATTGTGAAATTCTTCACAATTGTTACAGAGTTGTTTTAGTATTCACAATTGAAGTGCTTTTATCACAACTGAATGTACAATTTCTGGAATAAACATTATTCGCAACTAAATACATATCTCAAATCCAATAGTTGTGTGCAGTTTTGCTAAATCTTCACATGCAACTTTCTCGTAGCAAATTAGCAAGTGTGATCTGTGTGTCTCAACCTGAGTTTACAAAAAAGTATTCTCGTGTGACGGAaccagtggcggatctaacggtaggcggactaggcggtcgccgggggccccgtagatagctagtctatagtatgccgtatggacagagtactagcgacaagggcccacGGAAGGATGaacgttggggccccgaggcGGATTTTTCTTGCTCACCTTTCCCCACCGAGCCCTAGTATCATGACACCACGGTGCTAACGTTACACgagattttgctgctgcatcttAGTAGACTATTTTCGCCTATACTAGACGGCGGCCGTATGATCTCGACGAGTTACGCGAAACGCTGATCAAATGAAGGACATGTTTTGTAACCTTCAAAAATGGGTAGAATAGGTTATGCAAATGATTAAGATATGATTTTCGCCATCATgctcaattcctttaagtctACTATGTCCACAGAAAATAGACATGTGgttatagtggttatagtcgTGGCATGAGTAAAAATAGTTCATACGGGGAATTCTGTTGAGGATatgtttaaaaatgcaaaGGAAATAATTGCATGTTGATCATTTACGAAACGAAGGTCAAAATTTGCATACTTAGTTGATTGAAAAATCGACGtcaaatcaaacacaccaTTGGTTGACTATAATCGTTCAGAAAGCTACTTTCAATAAGTTTCATCAAACATCATCATACCAAGCTGACTACTACATTGCGCTAAAAGGCATACCTAACGACAGTAATCGTTGCTATTGATATTCGTTCTGTTCCGTTCAATAGGCCAAAGGCATTGaattttagaaaataaattataattataaggTATGAGAATATAACAAGCCTgattgtgtatgtgcgtgtttttttgtttctcaacTCGACGGCAAAAGTCACCAATCAGTAGTTCAACGAACGcccaaacacaaaaatcataTCTAGGTGTaactaatttatttttcatgttcaatTAGTGCACCTTGCTCGGGGCACGTGCACATGAGAAGCACAAATGCGTAGcgcaaaaaccacaaacaaacataataaTGATTCGAATGAGAAATGGAAagcatcaaaataaaaaaaaccttgtcttttgcacaacaagcgcgcgcgtttgtgtttttaaGAAACAAATGATAAGTTATGCGCACTTCTAAAAGTTTGCGTGTGCTTTTGAGTTGTTCTCTCTTTTGACCTGCTTGCTTGATTGCTTGATGGATGATTGGTTGGGATGGGTTGGTagacagaagcaaaaaaagcgcGGACAATCTTTGCCTTCGCACGTTAGGCGGTGGATAGTAGCCGACGGCGCAGCTCCTCGATGAACGTGTCCAGGGCGACCTCTTCCTCCTTGCGGGTGGCAATCTCGCGCAGCTTGACGACACCGCGCGACAGCTCGCCATCGCCGAGTATGACCGCGTACGGGATCTGGTACTCCTCGCAGTGCTGCAGCTGGGCCAGCAGCTTCGGGTTGAGCTTGTACGAGTGTTCCGCCTGTGTTGGAAGAGGAGGAAACGTGTGCCCCATTAGTTTCGGtgccattttcttttctttatttgCGCCGTCCAAGAATGAATTTGTTGTAGAAAGCAACGTGAGGGCAACATGTTATAGTAAGCAACATTTACCGATAAAGGTTTCGAAGTGCGTTTCGATAAGTTAGGATACCGAGTCCTGAAAGGAAAGCAAGTATTGCTGACAGGTGAACGTAAAGGTGGACTGTATCACCTAAAACAGACTGAACAAATCATGTTGGTGGATAAAGATCATGAAGCTTCTTGTATACACCTGTGTCATAGTCGATTTGAACATCGTGAAACGAATGCCAAAATGAAAATTGCGCGGCTGAATTTGGGAAGCGGCTTGTACATCAACCAATGCCACGTAATGTTCTTGTTACTATGTACTATGAAAAGTATCGCACCTGTTCCCAATTCAGAGAAGAAACTTCTGTGGTGGGTTCTTCTGAACAAAATGAAGAACCCAGGAATTTTAAACAAGTTCTCGTCTGTGAAGCACGCAATAAATGGGTATAGGAAATGATAAAATCGCATGAACTGAAACGGAACTTTGGATGTGGTGTTACCTTCAAGAAGAAATGTTACTGCCATACTAACGAAGTCActggcaaagcaaaaaaaccgaAATGCTAGAACTTCATGGCACAAGTTGAGGAAGAGTGTTAAGAAAGAAACATGTGTGCAATGAAGATGATGAAGTCGCTGATGTATGCACTAGTAATGGGTAAAGTTGattccgaaattatcggagttggatcggagtcgactccagatgTTTGCTGACTCCGACAGGTAGGCATCCGCcctgcattatccggagtcgtccggattcgCCCGTAATCGTCCGGAGTTGATCAGAGTTGTTGggagttggagtcatccgaagtcgtccggagttgttggAAGTCGTtcgagtcatccggagtcgtccggagtcgttggaaGTCGTtcgagtcatccggagttgtcgGTAGTCGTTGGGAGTCGGAGTTATCTCGAGTCGTCCAAATTCGTTCGGAGtctttggagtcgttcggagttgctcggagtcgcccagagtcgtgCGGAGTCATTGGTagtcagagtcgttcggactTCGGAAGACTCAGACTGCAACCGACTCCAaagactccaaacgactccggacgactcgggATGACTCTGACTTCGggtggaactagtggttcccaTTTTGTCGGAGTCGTAATCagactaacaatagccggagtcggatcggagtcgtgagtgcactccaaagagcacatcactagtatgCACATTATAATAGTCGTTGGTAAATGTTCATTATAGTTAGTCCTGTTTCAAATACACTAGGGTCTAGAAAATCCAGTTCAAATAACCAGAAAATAAATTACTGTGTTATAAACTCCGCTCCACAGAATGGACCTACCTTGAGGCCGGCCGTCCACAGCTTGTTGAGTATTTCGAGCCGCTTCAGGTGCAGACCCTTGTGAGCGGACGCGACGTACACCTCCGTCTCGTTGGTGCGTGTTTTGCCGCCGGCCCGCGCCTCCAGGATGGAAAACAGCCGCTCCACCCCGATCGACACGCCGACACACGGCACCTGCTTGCGCTTTGGGTTGAACATGCCGACCAGATTGTCGTACCGGCCGCCGCCCGCCACCGACCCGACCGTGATCTCCTCGTCCGCGCTGCCGCCGCCTCctgcgccgccgccgccgacgagCAGGACCGCCTCGTATATCACGCCGGTATAGTAGTCCAGCCCGCGGGCCAGGCTCAGATCGAACGACACTCGGTCCGCCACCTGGAATATCTCGCagtactgcagcagcagccgcatgTCCTCCAGCCCCTCCATCGCCACCTTGATGCCGCGCAGCGTCTCGTCCGCCGCCAGCCGCTCGATCAGCTCGGTGCCGCCGTGCAGCGTCACGAACTGCCCGATCCGCCCGACCGCCTCCTCCGACAGCCCCTTCTCCTCCACCATCTCGCGCCGCACCTCCTCCCAGGGCGTCTTGTCCAGCTTGTCGACCGAGGAGCAGGCGGTGCGGAACTTGTCTGCCGGCACGCCGCACGCCTCGAAGATGCCGTCGAGCAGCTTGCGGTGGTTCAGCTTCACCACGAAGTCGCCCACCCCAACCTCGGCGAGGATTTCGCACACCACCTTCACGCACTCCGCGTCCGGCAGCATCGGGTCGTACGTGCCGGCAATGTCGAAGTCGCACTGGTAGAACTCCCGGTACCGGCCGCGCGTTATCTGCGGATTGTCTCGCCGGTACACCTTCGCGATGTGGTACCGCTTGATGTTGAACACGTTGCCCATGCCGACGTAGCGCGCGAACGGCACGGTCAAGTCGTACCGGAGCGCCAGTATCTCGCCGCCCTGGTCCTTCAGGTCGTAGATCAGCTTCGAGTCCTCGCCGTACTTGCCGGTCAGCACCTCCTTCAGCTCGAACACGGGCGTGTCGATCGTTTCCGCGCCGTGCCGGCGGAACACGCGCACCACCTGGTCGAGCACGCGCTGCCGCAGCGCCATCGCTTCCGGGCCGTAGTCGCGCGTGCCCTTCGGCGTTTTCAGCGACAGGTTGCGGTTGCCGGGCTCACTGGTCGCCGCTGGTTTGCCCggcgctggtgctgctgctgccgccgctgtcTCGCCGCTGCCATCATCGTCAACGGTGAGCTGCTTGAGCTGTTCCTTCAGCGCCAGCAGCTTCTGGACCTCCTCGTTGATCTGCGTATGATGCGGAAAAAAACAGACGAAATAGGAATTAGTTTCCAATTCAtagcaaagcaataaaaatcccTTCAATCCCTTCAATCGATTCGGGGGTTTTCCTCCTATTTTTCTATCGCCTGACCTGAGCGAGCCGTTGCCGGACGTCCTCCTCGCCCGCCCGTATCGCCTGCATCGTGCTGGCCACCATCGCACCCCGACTGGCGGAGGAAAACCGGCGCAGCGAGCAGCCGGCTCCGAGCAGCAATTGTCTCGCCAGCATTGTGCAATGCCCTTCCCGCCCCACTCCCAAGAGCCCTTTTCTTTGTAACGCGGGCGCGGGAGTGCACTTTCGAGCCACACTTTTCAGCTgattttcctttcactttcGTGTCGTCACTCGcgttcgtgctgctgctgacgcaattgtactctctttctctcgcgctCGCACCTAGCGTGAATGGTAAGATGGAATGGAATTGAGTTTTTGTTGGCCTTCTTTCCAACAATTGGAACTGCTTTCCCCATTTGTGAGTTGCTtgtggtgggtgggtggtttaTTGGGCGAGCGGGGATGGTAGTAGTGGCTTGATTGCAGACCGCATAATTTGCTGCGGATTTCCGCGGTGAAACTCGATCGCGTTGCGGCATTGTTCGATTTTTGCActctcagcagcaacaaaaaaaatacaagaagCAATTGGAAAAAGTTGGAAGTGGAAAAAGAAACTGTACACAAATTGGCCCCCAGAAAAGTACTAAAGTTTGGGGTTAAAAAGTACCAAATTGTCGCTCACGCCCCCCACGTGCTTAATGCCTTCTTAGCGTCGCCTGTGGACCCTTGGGGTTTCCGGCTGGTCGCAATTTACCTTCGGCTTATCCTTCGTGGCGGCCGACTTCAGCTTCCGCACCACGTCTCCCTGGGCGGTGATGGCAGCCTCGAGCGTATCCTTTGCCGTCATCGCTGCTACACTTTCTGCTTGTCTTCCACGCGCGTGGCCACACGGGGGAAACCAAAACTACCGAAATGTGGCACcgatgggaaatgggaaagaagTGGGACCCTGGGGCAAGGGCAAGGGACCGCGCAACACGACCCGGCACCGGACtctgtgtgagtgagtgtgtgtgtgtgcgcgtgtggaAGGAAAGCGCGTTGTGTGCGGACGtactaccgctgctgctgacgctgatGGCTGTACTGCACTCGCAGAATTGTCCCTTCCGCCTTTCTACCAACCCGCTTCCCCTCTCGCCTGATCAGACCACCTCGTGCACACCCCTGCCACAAAACGGGGGAAAGCGTATTTACACGTTGCAGACCTACACGAGCGGTACCCTCGATAAGCGGCCAGCAAAACAGACCCGCCGCCCCGCCTGACAGTTGCACGCCGTGcaatttttgacgtttcgcCCTGGCGCAGGCTGTCAGCGTTGGTGTCGTCTGCCGTTAAGCACCCTTCTGCACCCAGCGAGAACGTTTGCGGCGcaataattacaaaaatttaaggcccgtgtctgtgctccatcgcatgcgattttatcgcacgtgctgtcaaacgctttttcgtataatattgcgattatttggatgatattaataatataacgattatgaaaaattaagttgagattgttcctacaaaacaccacacatttagtttgacagataaaatcggatgcggcgtctgacgaaatcaaaaaattttgattccgtcgtacgacgaaatcgcacgtccgacgttatctgtcaaatctcatataaaattttgacaggccttccgataaaatcgcatccgatggagcacagacacgggcctaaggccgcaaatacacgacgcgcgtttccgcgcccgcggaaacgcgtataAGGCCgtaaatacacgacgcgcgtttccgcgcccgcggaaacgcgtataacaatccagccatataaatgaaatgtcattcgaacgcgctaccgcggaaacgcagagatgctcatGCTGGATATCTCTGCAgaactgttatacgcgtttgaacgcgcccgcgcaaacgcgcgtcgtgtatttgcggcctaacaatccagccatagaaatgaaatgtcattcgaacgcgctaccgcggaaacgcagagatgctcagctggatatctctgcggaactgttatacgcgtttgaacgcgcccgcggaaacgcgcgtcgtgtatttgcggcctaaggccagttccgcagagatatccagctgagcatctctgcgtttccgcggtagcgcgttcgaatgacattttatttctatggctggattgttatacgcgtttccgcgggcgcggaaacgcgcgtcgtgtatttgcggcctaaggctggaaatagacgaaccgagatcgtcgcggtaccgcgaaaatcgcgtatgacttgagctgtcaattctgttataaaatctgacagataggcgagataatcgcggttcgtgtatggaaccatccgaggtctggtgacgattgaatgtgccaagaagaaataatgTTTATCAATTTTCGAATCAAATTggttatttcacatagtttatgcaaaataaaatacaaaactcttTTCCCTACACGTTTTTTCAAGCGAATTCaccaaaaaaagtgaaaacaatcggttcgcgctaccgcgaaaatctcaggaataccgaagttgggtatctctgcgaaacagcaggcacgatcggaggcgcggaagatttgacagcccaactgttctacaactgttataaacaaggcgcgaatttcgcggtaccgcgacgatctcggttcgtctatttccagccttactTTTTCTGGTGGATTTATGTGAAAACGCGAGTCGAGAAAcgaattttgtattttattttgcaatccgcggccgcgaaattccggtccaTGTATTTTAggccttaaaatttgttggttatcaaatcgaacatgtcgaatcccatacattttcaatgttcaatgtcgcgttcgattggtgccagagcgccgtCAATCGATGAAGCTGCAAATATTGCGCAAATGTTCAACACACATCCGGGCGAATCTTTGCGCGTGGTGTAGAGGGCACTTCACGTCTGTCAAACGGATTCAAATTCCATTGTAACAACATCCAAAACAAATGTAACATTTTATAACGCAAAATAGTACTACCAGTTTCTAGAAATAAAGGAAACTAACAATTAATGACAAGAATTTTAAATGTCTCATACCTTACGGTTCACGAGAATGTCCCCTCCCTCCTGCCCAGTTCTGTGGAAGTGTGTGGTGGAATTCCGCGAATAGACAACATAAACATTCCATGCTGCTGGATGACATTTTCCAGCGAAACTGGACCCGTTTTTCCCGTCCCACCCACAGCTGTTCGATAGCAaaagtggaacaaaaaaataacagaagCAGTTGTTTAGATGACACAAGGGCAGAGCGACAGTGGACACATTTTCCTGAGACGCCA
The Anopheles arabiensis isolate DONGOLA chromosome X, AaraD3, whole genome shotgun sequence DNA segment above includes these coding regions:
- the LOC120905636 gene encoding uncharacterized protein LOC120905636, with the protein product MLLNNRCKCPCSVALLVLGLVCRLAIAHAYPYADDFPYQVHGRPVATVSGGSSSAGVKKLVAGSSQDARGEGGSDARDHRKEHAFDEAGSIGSASDAVRYHQLDNQLDGHRVVDASKGSTVDKVKHLAGENFEADKSHNRKHIKSGFSNSYHKDESGSKSSYYEDSDDHGGKQVYDNRHNLRNDYADKLYSQDRRNDYLRDHYDDRASGSELLGGHHYRRVGALDRGNAYGHRDGYAHNDHSDQHYGTQSYDGYDHYQPAANYHYDDLYRRRSYYDPRPAFATAPLAPAPITIYEDPRDYAPYPAALASSYPAREIRDGSAVLSRDESSYHHHHHRLHQDPAAAGGGSFGQRRRLIYRPSPVAAAAPLLNGGYGRY
- the LOC120905634 gene encoding histidine--tRNA ligase, cytoplasmic isoform X1, with protein sequence MLARQLLLGAGCSLRRFSSASRGAMVASTMQAIRAGEEDVRQRLAQINEEVQKLLALKEQLKQLTVDDDGSGETAAAAAAPAPGKPAATSEPGNRNLSLKTPKGTRDYGPEAMALRQRVLDQVVRVFRRHGAETIDTPVFELKEVLTGKYGEDSKLIYDLKDQGGEILALRYDLTVPFARYVGMGNVFNIKRYHIAKVYRRDNPQITRGRYREFYQCDFDIAGTYDPMLPDAECVKVVCEILAEVGVGDFVVKLNHRKLLDGIFEACGVPADKFRTACSSVDKLDKTPWEEVRREMVEEKGLSEEAVGRIGQFVTLHGGTELIERLAADETLRGIKVAMEGLEDMRLLLQYCEIFQVADRVSFDLSLARGLDYYTGVIYEAVLLVGGGGAGGGGSADEEITVGSVAGGGRYDNLVGMFNPKRKQVPCVGVSIGVERLFSILEARAGGKTRTNETEVYVASAHKGLHLKRLEILNKLWTAGLKAEHSYKLNPKLLAQLQHCEEYQIPYAVILGDGELSRGVVKLREIATRKEEEVALDTFIEELRRRLLSTA
- the LOC120905634 gene encoding histidine--tRNA ligase, cytoplasmic isoform X2, with amino-acid sequence MTAKDTLEAAITAQGDVVRKLKSAATKDKPKINEEVQKLLALKEQLKQLTVDDDGSGETAAAAAAPAPGKPAATSEPGNRNLSLKTPKGTRDYGPEAMALRQRVLDQVVRVFRRHGAETIDTPVFELKEVLTGKYGEDSKLIYDLKDQGGEILALRYDLTVPFARYVGMGNVFNIKRYHIAKVYRRDNPQITRGRYREFYQCDFDIAGTYDPMLPDAECVKVVCEILAEVGVGDFVVKLNHRKLLDGIFEACGVPADKFRTACSSVDKLDKTPWEEVRREMVEEKGLSEEAVGRIGQFVTLHGGTELIERLAADETLRGIKVAMEGLEDMRLLLQYCEIFQVADRVSFDLSLARGLDYYTGVIYEAVLLVGGGGAGGGGSADEEITVGSVAGGGRYDNLVGMFNPKRKQVPCVGVSIGVERLFSILEARAGGKTRTNETEVYVASAHKGLHLKRLEILNKLWTAGLKAEHSYKLNPKLLAQLQHCEEYQIPYAVILGDGELSRGVVKLREIATRKEEEVALDTFIEELRRRLLSTA